Part of the Terrisporobacter glycolicus ATCC 14880 = DSM 1288 genome is shown below.
ACTTTTAAATTACTTACACCTTCATCTTATAGTGCTCCATGGTTTGTTTATGTTGGCGGACTTTTAGGCGTTGTTGTAGTTACAATGCTATCTTTTTTATCTTCAAAGGTTTCATCTTTTTATTTAACTTTATTATTATTTGTTGGTCAGCTTTTCACAGGAATAATTATAGATGCTTTATCTACAGGTAAAATTTCTTTTTATCAAGTCATTGGTGGAATTTTAGTAGTATTAGGTTTAACTTATAATTTATATATTGATAAAATAAATAGCAAAACCGTATCAGCTTAAGATACGGTTTTTTTTATAAAATCTATCATACTTTGTTTATTTTCTTCCAATTGAACTAATCTATTAACATTTGCTCCTGATGGATGAGGAAACCCCATAAGAATTTGATTTTC
Proteins encoded:
- a CDS encoding DMT family transporter, which gives rise to MIYILFAILCGVSNVLSRSVNFVLSEKIGMYQSTLFNYILGLSGSFLLLLISGETFKLLTPSSYSAPWFVYVGGLLGVVVVTMLSFLSSKVSSFYLTLLLFVGQLFTGIIIDALSTGKISFYQVIGGILVVLGLTYNLYIDKINSKTVSA